Proteins encoded together in one Vitis vinifera cultivar Pinot Noir 40024 chromosome 4, ASM3070453v1 window:
- the LOC100256542 gene encoding pentatricopeptide repeat-containing protein At2g01390 isoform X1, with protein MFRFLGAHGYIGKRMLFSAMGSDRAFGYWKSSIRALHSLHQFRQKKPVQRTSQKFRKPTEKENVDHKIYMRDTIGNISKILRYLTWDSAQEQLEKLSIRWDSYTVNQVLKSHPPMEKAWLFFNWASRLKGFKHDQFTYTTMLDIFGEARRIESMNYVFQQMQEKGIKTDAVTYTSLMHWFSNDGDIERAVRVWKEMKAKGCCLTVVSYTAYMKILFDNKRVKEAADVYKEMLQSGCAPNCYTYTVLMEHLTGSGKYKAALEIFSRMQEAGVQPDKATCNILIEKFCKTGQTWAITQILLYMKDNFLVLRYPVYLEALQTLKVAGESDILLRQVNPHLNVGLSSKEEIVEFKETVADVHSTIDRGFVLLFLTKQNFYAIDCLLTGMIHKNTRLDSVIISQIIEVNCAHCRINGALLAFEYSVKMGINIERIAYLALMGVFIRANSFPKVADIVEKMVRAGISLGMYLGALLIYRLGCARRPGSAAKVFGLLPDDQKGTAAYTALISAYFSSGNVDKGLKIYKTMQRKRIHPALGTYNLLLAGLEKKGRAREAEIYRKEKKTLHTHGHSQDIVSMDEKICNLLFSGNLVS; from the exons ATGTTCAGGTTTTTGGGTGCCCATGGATATATTGGAAAAAGGATGCTTTTTTCGGCTATGGGGAGTGATCGGGCTTTTGGGTATTGGAAGAGCTCCATTAGAGCCTTACATTCCCTTCACCAATTCAGACAAAAGAAACCTGTTCAGAGAACTAGTCAAAAGTTTAGGAAACCGACTGAGAAAGAAAATGTAGACCATAAAATTTACATGAGGGATACCATTGGAAATATATCTAAAATATTAAGGTATTTGACTTGGGATTCTGCTCAAGAACAGCTAGAAAAGCTCTCCATAAGATGGGATTCTTATACTGTCAATCAGGTCCTGAAATCCCATCCACCAATGGAGAAGGCTTGGTTGTTTTTCAATTGGGCTTCTCGGTTAAAGGGTTTTAAGCATGACCAGTTTACCTACACAACGATGCTGGATATATTTGGAGAAGCTAGGAGGATTGAGTCCATGAATTATGTTTTTCAGCAGATGCAAGAGAAAGGAATTAAGACTGATGCAGTTACTTACACATCACTGATGCATTGGTTTTCCAATGATGGGGATATTGAGAGAGCTGTGAGGGTGTGGAAGGAGATGAAAGCTAAGGGCTGTTGTCTGACAGTCGTTTCTTATACTGCTTATATGAAGAttctatttgataataaaaGAGTGAAGGAGGCAGCTGATGTTTATAAGGAGATGCTTCAATCTGGATGTGCTCCAAATTGTTACACTTACACCGTCTTAATGGAGCATCTAACTGGTTCTG GCAAATATAAAGCAGCTCTTGAGATTTTTAGCAGAATGCAAGAAGCAGGGGTACAACCTGATAAAGCAACATGCAATATTTTAATTGAGAAATTTTGCAAAACAGGGCAGACATGGGCAATTACCCAAATTCTTCTGTATATGAAAGACAACTTCCTAGTCCTTCGGTACCCTGTATATCTGGAAGCCCTTCAAACATTAAAAGTTGCAGGTGAGAGTGATATCCTCCTCAGGCAAGTAAATCCTCATTTGAACGTTGGGTTGAGCAGCAAGGAGGAGATTGTTGAGTTTAAAGAAACTGTTGCTGATGTTCACTCCACTATAGATAGAGGATTTGTATTACTTTTTTTGACAAAGCAAAATTTTTATGCCATTGACTGCTTGCTTACTGGGATGATCCATAAGAATACTCGATTAGATTCTGTGATTATTTCACAGATCATTGAGGTAAATTGTGCTCATTGCAGAATCAATGGTGCATTATTGGCTTTTGAATACAGTGTGAAAATGGGCATAAACATAGAAAGGATAGCCTATCTTGCACTGATGGGTGTTTTCATCAGAGCGAATTCATTCCCAAAGGTTGCAGATATTGTTGAGAAGATGGTGAGGGCTGGAATTTCCCTTGGAATGTATTTGGGTGCACTCTTAATCTATAGACTTGGTTGTGCTAGAAGGCCTGGTTCTGCTGCAAAGGTTTTTGGTTTATTGCCTGACGACCAGAAAGGCACTGCTGCTTACACTGCTTTGATCAGTGCCTACTTCTCTTCTGGAAATGTTGACAAAGGACTTAAAATTTACAAGACCATGCAAAGGAAAAGGATTCATCCTGCCTTAGGCACATACAATTTACTATTAGCTGGTCTCGAGAAAAAGGGTAGAGCACGTGAAGCAGAAATCTATAGGAAGGAAAAGAAGACATTACACACTCATGGTCATTCCCAAGATATTGTTTCCATGGATGAAAAGATTTGTAACCTTCTATTTTCTGGAAATTTGGTATCATGA
- the LOC100256542 gene encoding pentatricopeptide repeat-containing protein At2g01390 isoform X2 — MLFSAMGSDRAFGYWKSSIRALHSLHQFRQKKPVQRTSQKFRKPTEKENVDHKIYMRDTIGNISKILRYLTWDSAQEQLEKLSIRWDSYTVNQVLKSHPPMEKAWLFFNWASRLKGFKHDQFTYTTMLDIFGEARRIESMNYVFQQMQEKGIKTDAVTYTSLMHWFSNDGDIERAVRVWKEMKAKGCCLTVVSYTAYMKILFDNKRVKEAADVYKEMLQSGCAPNCYTYTVLMEHLTGSGKYKAALEIFSRMQEAGVQPDKATCNILIEKFCKTGQTWAITQILLYMKDNFLVLRYPVYLEALQTLKVAGESDILLRQVNPHLNVGLSSKEEIVEFKETVADVHSTIDRGFVLLFLTKQNFYAIDCLLTGMIHKNTRLDSVIISQIIEVNCAHCRINGALLAFEYSVKMGINIERIAYLALMGVFIRANSFPKVADIVEKMVRAGISLGMYLGALLIYRLGCARRPGSAAKVFGLLPDDQKGTAAYTALISAYFSSGNVDKGLKIYKTMQRKRIHPALGTYNLLLAGLEKKGRAREAEIYRKEKKTLHTHGHSQDIVSMDEKICNLLFSGNLVS; from the exons ATGCTTTTTTCGGCTATGGGGAGTGATCGGGCTTTTGGGTATTGGAAGAGCTCCATTAGAGCCTTACATTCCCTTCACCAATTCAGACAAAAGAAACCTGTTCAGAGAACTAGTCAAAAGTTTAGGAAACCGACTGAGAAAGAAAATGTAGACCATAAAATTTACATGAGGGATACCATTGGAAATATATCTAAAATATTAAGGTATTTGACTTGGGATTCTGCTCAAGAACAGCTAGAAAAGCTCTCCATAAGATGGGATTCTTATACTGTCAATCAGGTCCTGAAATCCCATCCACCAATGGAGAAGGCTTGGTTGTTTTTCAATTGGGCTTCTCGGTTAAAGGGTTTTAAGCATGACCAGTTTACCTACACAACGATGCTGGATATATTTGGAGAAGCTAGGAGGATTGAGTCCATGAATTATGTTTTTCAGCAGATGCAAGAGAAAGGAATTAAGACTGATGCAGTTACTTACACATCACTGATGCATTGGTTTTCCAATGATGGGGATATTGAGAGAGCTGTGAGGGTGTGGAAGGAGATGAAAGCTAAGGGCTGTTGTCTGACAGTCGTTTCTTATACTGCTTATATGAAGAttctatttgataataaaaGAGTGAAGGAGGCAGCTGATGTTTATAAGGAGATGCTTCAATCTGGATGTGCTCCAAATTGTTACACTTACACCGTCTTAATGGAGCATCTAACTGGTTCTG GCAAATATAAAGCAGCTCTTGAGATTTTTAGCAGAATGCAAGAAGCAGGGGTACAACCTGATAAAGCAACATGCAATATTTTAATTGAGAAATTTTGCAAAACAGGGCAGACATGGGCAATTACCCAAATTCTTCTGTATATGAAAGACAACTTCCTAGTCCTTCGGTACCCTGTATATCTGGAAGCCCTTCAAACATTAAAAGTTGCAGGTGAGAGTGATATCCTCCTCAGGCAAGTAAATCCTCATTTGAACGTTGGGTTGAGCAGCAAGGAGGAGATTGTTGAGTTTAAAGAAACTGTTGCTGATGTTCACTCCACTATAGATAGAGGATTTGTATTACTTTTTTTGACAAAGCAAAATTTTTATGCCATTGACTGCTTGCTTACTGGGATGATCCATAAGAATACTCGATTAGATTCTGTGATTATTTCACAGATCATTGAGGTAAATTGTGCTCATTGCAGAATCAATGGTGCATTATTGGCTTTTGAATACAGTGTGAAAATGGGCATAAACATAGAAAGGATAGCCTATCTTGCACTGATGGGTGTTTTCATCAGAGCGAATTCATTCCCAAAGGTTGCAGATATTGTTGAGAAGATGGTGAGGGCTGGAATTTCCCTTGGAATGTATTTGGGTGCACTCTTAATCTATAGACTTGGTTGTGCTAGAAGGCCTGGTTCTGCTGCAAAGGTTTTTGGTTTATTGCCTGACGACCAGAAAGGCACTGCTGCTTACACTGCTTTGATCAGTGCCTACTTCTCTTCTGGAAATGTTGACAAAGGACTTAAAATTTACAAGACCATGCAAAGGAAAAGGATTCATCCTGCCTTAGGCACATACAATTTACTATTAGCTGGTCTCGAGAAAAAGGGTAGAGCACGTGAAGCAGAAATCTATAGGAAGGAAAAGAAGACATTACACACTCATGGTCATTCCCAAGATATTGTTTCCATGGATGAAAAGATTTGTAACCTTCTATTTTCTGGAAATTTGGTATCATGA
- the LOC100251398 gene encoding calcium uniporter protein 2, mitochondrial, producing MAFKETLVKRLFNISKSSTQTLRNCRISSPSSSVRTLIPPTKAPNPGHDGILRRLLQRRAIFQAAMRAPEALSLPVGEKLIEKLRGMDIARERLRLEGLRPPEMKSEAVEGLSAEDARKLLRLAQLERVKSMLREARKSWIPYSEYVDICVEGCSDPGQGLSFAKMLDESGTVIVLGNIVLLRPEQVAKAIQGLIPMPVSFQNDERKEELEGMERQKVVIDKEAESLVRRELWCGLGFFMVQTLGFMRLTFWELSWDVMEPICFFVTSIYFMAGYSFFLKTSKEPSFEGFFQSRFLAKQKRLMKSKNFDVGRYNELRKACQSYSSSSEQASSTTSLLYDSERMPLGSLHH from the exons ATGGCGTTCAAAGAAACCCTAGTCAAGAGGCTCTTCAACATATCGAAATCCTCAACTCAGACCCTAAGAAATTGCCGCATTTCATCGCCTTCATCCTCAGTGCGGACCCTCATCCCTCCCACCAAAGCTCCAAATCCCGGTCATGATGGGATTCTCCGGCGGCTTCTTCAGAGAAGGGCGATATTCCAGGCGGCGATGAGGGCCCCGGAGGCCCTGTCTCTGCCGGTGGGGGAAAAGCTGATAGAGAAGCTGCGAGGGATGGACATTGCCAGAGAAAGGCTCCGGCTGGAGGGGCTGCGCCCGCCGGAGATGAAATCGGAGGCGGTGGAGGGATTATCGGCGGAGGATGCTCGGAAGTTGCTGAGGTTGGCGCAGTTGGAAAGGGTGAAATCTATGCTGAGAGAGGCGCGTAAAAGCTGGATACCGTATTCGGAGTATGTTGATATCTGCGTGGAAGGCTGTTCGGATCCAGGCCAGGGACTGAGTTTTGCGAAGATGCTGGATGAGTCTGGAACCGTTATCGTCCTCGGAAACATTGTCTTGCTCCGCCCTGAACAG GTAGCAAAAGCCATTCAAGGCCTAATTCCTATGCCAGTGTCCTTTCAAAATGATGAGAGAAAGGAGGAGCTCGAAGGGATGGAAAGGCAGAAGGTGGTCATCGACAAGGAGGCGGAGTCGTTGGTCCGTAGAGAACTCTGGTGTGGCCTGGGCTTCTTCATGGTCCAAACACTGGGGTTCATGAGACTCACTTTTTGGGAACTATCTTGGGATGTGATGGAGCCCATTTGCTTCTTTGTTACATCCATCTACTTCATGGCCGGCTATTCTTTCTTCCTCAAGACATCCAAAGAGCCTTCTTTTGAAGGCTTCTTCCAGAGCCGTTTTCTGGCTAAGCAAAAGCGGCTTATGAAGAGCAAAAACTTCGATGTTGGCAGATACAACGAGCTCCGGAAAGCTTGTCAGTCTTACTCTTCATCGTCAGAACAAGCTTCATCAACTACATCTTTGTTGTATGATTCTGAAAGGATGCCGCTCGGTTCTCTGCATCACTAA
- the LOC100261481 gene encoding uncharacterized protein LOC100261481, whose amino-acid sequence MALQESLAKFKKQQEKCQSTLTSIAAKAVSSKPSVPQNFTPAAPTKPPTPAVKFSNDTERLQHINSIRKAPVGAQIKRVIDLLLETRQAFTPEQINEACYVDMTANKAVFDSLRNNPKVNYDGKRFSYKSKHDLKDKSQLLVLIRKFPEGIAVIDLLQCTGGFTGIRNL is encoded by the exons ATGGCCTTGCAAGAAAGTTTAGCTAAATTCAAGAAGCAACAAGAGAAGTGCCAATCGACTCTCACCAGCATTGCAGCCAAAGCAGTATCCTCTAAGCCCTCAGTGCCTCAAAACTTTACCCCAGCAGCTCCTACAAAGCCTCCTACACCTGCAGTAAAATTCTCCAATGACACTGAGAGACTCCAACATATTAACAGCATAAGGAAAGCCCCTGTTGGAGCTCAGATTAAACGTGTTATAGACTTGCTGCTAGAG ACAAGGCAAGCCTTTACACCGGAACAAATAAATGAAGCATGTTATGTTGATATGACTGCCAACAAAGCTGTCTTTGACAGTTTGAGGAATAATCCAAAAGTGAACTATGATGGGAAGCGCTTTTCGTACAAG TCCAAGCATGACTTAAAGGACAAGAGTCAGCTGCTTgtcttaataagaaaatttccaGAGGGCATTGCAGTCATTGACCTACTCCAGTGTACTGGAGGATTTACAGGTATACGTAACctttga
- the LOC100266842 gene encoding geranylgeranyl pyrophosphate synthase, chloroplastic has protein sequence MNTVNLGTWVHTSYVFNHGGRLKSPVLSRMLHPLKNPSFPMLSQRSGRPMSLVAVLTKEEMVRGGDTPEEEKPAFNFNAYILDKANSVNKALDDAVPIREPVKVHESMRYSLLAGGKRVRPVLCIAACELVGGDEATAMPAACAVEMIHTMSLMHDDLPCMDNDDLRRGKPTNHKVFGENVAILAGDALLAFAFEHMATATVGVPPGWIVRAVGELAKSIGSEGLVAGQVVDICSEGLKDVGLEHLEYIHVHKTAALLEGAVVLGAILGGGSNEEIEKLRKFARCIGLLFQVVDDILDVTKSSQELGKTAGKDLVADKLTYPKLLGIEKSRELAEQLNKDAKDQLSGFDPDKAAPLIALSNYIAYRQN, from the coding sequence ATGAATACTGTGAATCTGGGCACATGGGTGCATACCTCTTATGTGTTCAATCACGGGGGTAGATTAAAATCCCCGGTCTTGAGCCGTATGCTTCATCCTCTGAAGAACCCATCCTTTCCGATGTTGTCTCAGAGGTCTGGACGACCCATGTCTCTGGTGGCGGTTCTCACCAAGGAGGAGATGGTTAGAGGAGGGGACACCCCAGAAGAAGAGAAGCCCGCTTTCAATTTCAACGCTTACATCCTTGATAAGGCTAATTCCGTCAACAAAGCTTTGGACGACGCCGTTCCCATTAGGGAACCTGTGAAGGTCCACGAGTCGATGCGCTACTCCCTTCTCGCCGGCGGCAAACGTGTCCGTCCCGTTCTCTGTATCGCGGCCTGCGAGCTGGTGGGCGGGGATGAAGCTACGGCGATGCCGGCTGCTTGTGCGGTGGAGATGATTCACACCATGTCTTTAATGCATGATGACCTTCCTTGCATGGACAACGACGATCTACGCCGTGGAAAGCCCACAAATCACAAGGTCTTCGGTGAGAATGTTGCCATTCTCGCCGGAGACGCTCTTCTGGCGTTTGCGTTCGAGCACATGGCCACAGCGACGGTTGGAGTTCCGCCGGGGTGGATAGTTCGTGCAGTCGGCGAATTGGCGAAATCGATTGGGTCAGAAGGACTTGTTGCAGGGCAAGTGGTTGATATATGTTCTGAGGGCTTGAAAGATGTTGGATTGGAACATCTCGAATACATCCATGTTCACAAGACCGCAGCTCTACTTGAGGGGGCGGTAGTTCTTGGGGCGATTCTCGGAGGAGGATCAAATGAGGAAATTGAAAAATTGAGGAAATTTGCCAGATGTATAGGGTTGCTCTTTCAGGTGGTTGATGATATTCTGGATGTTACCAAATCCTCCCAAGAGTTGGGGAAGACTGCAGGCAAAGATTTGGTGGCTGATAAGCTCACGTACCCGAAGCTTCTGGGTATTGAGAAATCTCGGGAATTAGCTGAGCAACTGAATAAGGATGCCAAGGACCAGCTCTCCGGCTTCGATCCAGACAAGGCCGCCCCTTTGATTGCTTTATCTAATTATATTGCTTACAGGCAAAATTGA
- the LOC100256393 gene encoding UPF0496 protein At4g34320-like codes for MGGIFSKKRDDEAPSVRINSQYAADLSSYEAACRLDPDLQSFDTNIQERTNRVINTLAVGVEVGVEVRSLSFDSLREVTDCLLEMNQEVVKVILECKKDIWKCKELFDLVEEYFDNSLRTLEFCTVLDKCLKRARDSQLIVQVALQRFEEEEKDGVGENKHLKTLQELRNFKAAGKPFSDDFFELFQSVYSGQKLMLEKLRQRKRKLDKKLKSLQGWRKVSTIVFVSAFVSVLIFSVVAAAIAAPPVVTALAGALAVPIGSMGKWFDSIWKKYEKELKGRREIISSMQVGSLIAIKDLEDIRVLVEKLEIDIESLLQNADFAIQEEDAVKLVIEEIKKKLHGFMETIEMLGQNTDKCSRDIRRARTVILQRIIRHPNSNN; via the coding sequence ATGGGTGGTATATTCAGCAAGAAGAGAGATGATGAAGCCCCATCAGTACGTATCAATTCACAGTACGCGGCTGATCTGAGCTCGTATGAGGCAGCATGCCGACTCGATCCGGACTTGCAGTCCTTCGATACCAACATTCAGGAGCGCACTAATCGTGTAATCAATACGCTTGCTGTGGGAGTTGAGGTTGGAGTCGAGGTGCGATCTCTATCTTTCGATTCGCTCAGAGAGGTCACCGATTGCTTACTTGAAATGAATCAAGAAGTAGTCAAAGTAATTCTGGAGTGTAAGAAAGATATTTGGAAGTGTAAAGAGCTTTTTGATCTGGTTGAGGAATATTTTGATAACAGTCTCCGGACTTTAGAGTTCTGTACTGTACTTGACAAATGCCTGAAGCGAGCTCGGGATTCTCAATTGATAGTTCAGGTCGCATTACAGCGTTTTGAGGAAGAGGAAAAGGATGGAGTTGGCGAGAATAAGCATTTGAAGACATTACAGGAATTGAGGAATTTTAAGGCTGCAGGCAAGCCATTTTCCGACGATTTTTTTGAGCTGTTTCAATCAGTTTATAGTGGACAAAAATTGATGTTAGAGAAATTGCGACAGCGCAAACGGAAGCTTGATAAGAAGTTGAAATCATTGCAAGGATGGAGGAAGGTTTCAACTATAGTATTTGTTTCTGCATTTGTCTCAGTTTTGATATTCTCAGTGGTGGCGGCTGCCATTGCAGCACCACCCGTTGTGACTGCTTTGGCAGGCGCTTTGGCTGTTCCAATAGGCTCAATGGGTAAATGGTTTGATTCCATATGGAAGAAGTATGAGAAGGAGCTGAAAGGACGGAGGGAGATAATTAGCTCAATGCAGGTTGGCTCTCTTATTGCAATCAAGGACTTGGAGGACATTCGGGTTCTTGTcgaaaaattggaaattgataTTGAGTCACTATTGCAAAATGCTGATTTTGCTATTCAGGAAGAGGATGCAGTAAAACTTGTAATAGAAGAGATCAAGAAGAAACTGCATGGGTTTATGGAAACCATTGAAATGTTGGGTCAAAATACTGATAAGTGTAGCAGGGATATAAGGAGAGCAAGAACAGTGATTTTGCAGAGGATAATCAGACATCCCAACAGCAACAACTGA
- the LOC100251235 gene encoding uncharacterized protein LOC100251235 produces the protein MLEAVVNSNSMNGVDDGGIPQLHGNGESSEEGLTVLPRHTKVIVTGNNRTKSVLVGLQGVVKKAVGLGGWHWLVLTNGIEVKLQRNALSVIEAPTGHEDDDDLECENIHWNDSDVGEFSPPGSDDTRKFYRARNRPHKSVRSQRAMSRPLSDDSQSKGSYSPTQSSTKVDFSKLEKTALLRYWRHFNLVDSIPNPSKEQLIDVVQRHFMSQQLDELQVIIGFAQAAKRLKAVCN, from the exons ATGCTGGAAGCAGTGGTGAATTCCAATTCCATGAATGGAGTTGATGATGGTGGGATTCCACAGCTGCATGGCAATGGAGAGAGCAGTGAAGAGGGTCTCACGGTACTTCCCCGTCACACCAAAGTTATTGTCACCGGCAACAACCGGACCAAGTCGGTACTTGTCGGCCTTCAAGGCGTCGTCAAGAAAGCCGTTGGGCTTGGCGGCTGGCATTGGCTG GTCCTTACAAATGGAATTGAAGTGAAACTACAAAGGAATGCTCTTAGTGTTATTGAAGCTCCGACCGGccatgaggatgatgatgaccttGAATGTGAGAACATACACTGGAACGATTCTGATGTGGGAGAGTTTAGTCCACCTg GTTCTGATGATACTCGGAAGTTTTATAGAGCAAGGAATCGGCCCCATAAATCAGTTAGATCACAGAGGGCTATGAGCAGGCCTCTTTCTGATGATTCACAGTCTAAAGGATCTTATTCACCTACCCAGAGTTCAACG AAAGTTGACTTCAGCAAACTAGAAAAAACAGCACTACTGAGATATTGGAGACACTTTAACCTA GTGGATTCTATACCAAACCCATCAAAAGAGCAGCTAATTGATGTTGTTCAAAGGCATTTCATGTCACAG CAATTGGATGAATTGCAGGTGATTATTGGTTTTGCTCAGGCTGCAAAGAGGCTGAAAGCAGTTTGCAATTGA